The following are from one region of the Oryzias latipes chromosome 12, ASM223467v1 genome:
- the LOC101155207 gene encoding guanine nucleotide-binding protein G(I)/G(S)/G(O) subunit gamma-10 isoform X3 has product MTSNSSLSNMRRLVEQLKLEASVERIKISQAAAELQQYCLQNASKDALLVGVPTGSNPFREPRSCAVV; this is encoded by the exons ATGACGTCTAATTCCAGTTTGTCCAACATGCGACGGTTGGTGGAACAGCTGAAGCTTGAGGCCAGTGTGGAAAGAATAAAG ATCTCCCAGGCAGCTGCAGAGCTCCAACAATACTGTCTGCAGAACGCCAGCAAGGATGCTTTGCTGGTTGGAGTCCCGACAGGCAGCAACCCGTTCAGGGAGCCTCGATCCTGTGCTGTGGTGTGA